In Pogoniulus pusillus isolate bPogPus1 chromosome 20, bPogPus1.pri, whole genome shotgun sequence, the following are encoded in one genomic region:
- the CAPNS2 gene encoding calpain small subunit 2, whose translation MFLAKALLSGATGSSHGASLARGLGGLLTGGGHGGNIGGLVGGLVNLISEAAAQYNPEPPPPPRNHFTNVEAYESEEVRQFRRLFAQLAGDDMEVSASELRDILNKVISRHHDLKTDGFSLDTCRSMVAVMDSDTSGKLGFEEFKYLWNNIKKWQCVYKQYDAHQSGTVGRAQLPGALKAAGFHLNEQLCQVIVRRYANEDGSMDFNSFISCLVRLDSMFRAFKSLDQDGSGQVKMTMEDWLQLTMYS comes from the coding sequence ATGTTCCTCGCTAAAGCTTTGCTGAGTGGAGCAACTGGTAGCAGTCATGGAGCGAGCCTTGCACGTGGCCTTGGAGGCCTCCTAACAGGAGGTGGACATGGAGGGAATATTGGAGGACTTGTTGGAGGTCTTGTCAACCTGATaagtgaagcagcagctcagtatAATCCAgagccacctccacctcctcGCAACCATTTCACAAACGTGGAAGCTTACGAGAGTGAAGAGGTCAGACAGTTTCGTCGCCTTTttgctcagctggctggagatgATATGGAAGTGTCTGCCTCAGAGCTAAGGGACATCCTTAACAAAGTTATTTCCAGACATCATGACCTGAAGACAGATGGCTTCAGCTTAGACACATGCCGTAGCATGGTAGCTGTCATGGACAGTGATACAAGTGGCAAGCTGGGCTTTGAAGAGTTCAAGTACCTGTGGAACAACATCAAGAAGTGGCAGTGTGTATACAAGCAGTATGATGCCCATCAGTCGGGCACTGttgggagagctcagctgccgGGTGCCTTGAAGGCTGCAGGGTTCCATCTGAacgagcagctctgccaggtaaTCGTGCGCAGATACGCCAACGAGGATGGCAGCATGGATTTCAACAGCTTCATTAGCTGCCTGGTGCGACTGGACAGCATGTTCCGGGCTTTCAAGTCCCTGGACCAAGATGGAAGTGGACAGGTCAAAATGACCATGGAAGATTGGCTGCAGCTGACCATGTATTCATGA